From Rutidosis leptorrhynchoides isolate AG116_Rl617_1_P2 chromosome 3, CSIRO_AGI_Rlap_v1, whole genome shotgun sequence, a single genomic window includes:
- the LOC139898100 gene encoding uncharacterized protein — MPLTMVLENKGRLMFLFFKKLQTTKHIPAGTHLPKLSNNQSIMIHFNDKDCVDTWSFKFRYWVNYHLAERFGHPSGDKFYISYPTTYTNDDGGMNKPETMSRTLPVLRSCEC, encoded by the exons ATGCCTTTGACTATGGTTCTTGAAAACAAG GGGCGGTTGATGTTTCTGTTCTTCAAGAAGCTGCAAACAACTAAACACATCCCAGCGGGGACTCATCTACCTAAGCTCTCAAACAACCAGAGTATCATGATACATTTTAACGACAAGGATTGTGTGGATACATGGTCATTCAAGTTTAGGT ACTGGGTAAATTACCATCTTGCTGAAAG GTTTGGGCACCCAAGCGGAGATAAGTTTTATATATCATATCCCACAACCTACACGAATGATGATGGTGGCATGAACAAGCCTGAG ACAATGTCGAGAACTTTACCTGTCTTAAGAAGTTGTGAATGCTGA